The genomic region AAAACTCTTCAGATCAAAGGTTAAATTACAGCAATTTGTCAAAATGATTTGAACATTCTCTAACTCTCAATTTCATGGATTTCAAAATATTGTGCACAAATGTTAAACTATTGTAGACAATATAGTGGGCATAACAACCAAATAGCTACCTCAGAAGGTCACAGTAATACTTAAAGGTGCAATTGAAGctctttttttgttaaaatattacttATCCACTCTATACCTTAACACTGCTATGTTGTGTTTGCAAACAAGAACCATGGAGCTactttgcttttctttttttggaATCAATATTCAGCAACAATTGTTTGTCAAATAATTATTTGGGATATTAATGTGCTTCATTGCTGCAGATGTTTTTTTCCATAGTTTGTGTTCTCTCTTAGTGTTGTAGAAACTGAGCAGAACATatgaacaaaattattttgacTTCTGATTCTAAAAAGAATTACTTATTGTCAATTCAGCCATATATGGACAACTGCCACACTCAAAAATTTCAATAAATGTAGAAAATGTCCATTAAGTCATTCTGGCATACATGATTAGTTTCTTTAAGGAAAGATTTCATATAGTTTTGTATATACTACTTTCTTTATGGAAAGATTTCATACCGTTTTCTATGTACACATTTCTTAAAGAAAAGATTTCATAAagttttatatatacatgtatatatattatatttatttatatatatatgattgttTGTGTGCAGGGCATTGTTTTAAAGAAACACCAAACTTAGATTCATCTTTTTAATTTGTGAACTTGTGAACATAATAAATGAATTGATTTTTTAATGacaattcatgattttgaatattatttaCAAAGACAATTACAGTTACAATGAAGAttctataaaaaattaacaatacaATGTCTACTAAAAAAAGACTTAACAACAATTTTGCAAACATCAAAATTGCATCACATATGCTTCGACTATACTGAAGCAGTCATTTCAGAGGAGGCGTGTTAAAATACTTTCTCTATTTTACATGGATACAGACTAAAGACTTTTATTCTGTAAGATTATCAACATTCTAAGATTGATTTTggtcttcaatattgcatttattgtCACAattttaatgtgctacatgaacaTGCAAAATCTCAACACTCATTTCATTCATTCATGATTTTTACTGGACAAATAAGCCAAAATTCCATCATACTCCATTTAAACTCTCCACACTTCAACCTTATATTGCATGTTCATGAATTCAGTACCTCTCAATGTCACTTAAGCTTatagatgtgtgtgtgtgtgaatgtaCGTGTCACATCTCTCCACACTGGGTGATGATCACAGGCAGTTTGGGCTTGTTGTTGGGCCCTGTGGGCACGTTCTCTATCTTCCTCAGCACCAGCAGGCCATCAACCACCTTACCTGAAATATGGGGCAAGTTAAAAGGAGCCTCCCTCAGGGAataccaggcttaatgcataaattggcttccctaattagcctgtgcagggaagacactttctgcctagactggattttcattaagaagaaatatccatcaaacaaaacattatacaACAGCAgcaagtgttatccctgataagcttTTGCAGACTTCACTGGCTAACATGGGATGACAAATTTTGCAAATGCTTTACACTATATTCCCCAGAACACGGCTAAAATAATGCACTGGGTATGCACTATACCATTGTAGTCAGTCTTAAGGCCCTCAAATAATACACTGGGTATGCACTATACCATTGTAGTCAGTCTTACGTCCTCAAATAATGCACTGGGTATGCACTATACCATTGTAGTCAGTCTTGGGTCCTCAAATAATGCACTGGGTATGCACTATACCATTGTAGTCAGTTTAAGGTCCTCAAATAATGCATTGGATATGCACTATACAATTGTAGTCAGTCTTAGGTCCCTCAAATAATGCACTGGGTATGCTCTATACTATTGTAGTCAGTCTTAGGTCCTTCAAATAATGCACTGGGTATGCACTATACCATTAAGTAAGTCTTAGGACTTCAAATAATGCACTGGGTATGCACTATGCCATTGTAGTCAGTCTTAGGTCCTCAAATAATGCACAGGGTATGCACTATACCATAGTAATCAGTCTTAGGTCCTTCAAATAATGCACTGGGTATGCCCTATACCATTGAAGTCAGTCTTAGGTCCCTCAAATAATGCACTGGGTATGCACTGTGCCATTCATTGTAGTCAGTCTTAGGTCCTCAAATAATGCACTGGGTATGCACTATACCATTGTAGTCAGTCTTAGGTCCTTCAAATAATGCACTGAGTATGCACTATACCATTGTAGTCAGTCTTAGGTCCCTCAAATAATGCACTGGGTATGCACTATACCATTGTAGTCAGTCTTGGGTCATCAAATAATGCACTGGGTATGCACTATACCATTGTAGTCAGTCTTAGGTCCTTCAAATAATACACTGGGTATGCACTTTACCATTGTAGTCAGTCTTAGGTCCCTCAAATAATGCACTGGGTATGCACTGTGCCATTGTAGTCAGTCTTAGGTCCTCAAATAATGCACTGGGTATGAACTATACCATTGTagtccagtgctccagctaggcctaaatcgaagggcgccccgTCCTGCCCTCCCGAGCCTCCGCCCTGCCCCtcctagggccccccctgcccttaaaacaaaaaaactttttttttttacatatgatgattaataaatctcttacaacaatatattgcTATTAatgtattcctcattgtagacattatatttgaattgtttaataataatgggaataatatattctaacaattattaataacataaattaacatgcaagactagaggaagcattccagaaacgcctgcgcactcgaaagtgcccttatgataaaatactgcgcgtcctatgtgcccttttgacaaaaaagccaccccccctgcccttttcaaatcctagctggagcactgtagtCAGTCTTAGGTCCTTCAAATAATGCACTGGGCATGCACTATACCATTGTAGTCAGTCTTAGGTCCTCAAATAATGCACTGGGTATGCACTATAACATTGTAATCAGTTTTAGGTCCTTAAATAATGCACTGGGTATGCACTATACCATTGTAGTCTGTCTTAGGTCCTTCAAATAATGCACTGGGTATGCACTTTACCATTGTAGTCAGTCTTAGGTCCTCAAATAATGCACTGGGTATGCACTATACCATTATAGTCAGTCTTAGGTCCTTCAAATAATGCACTGGGTATGCACTATACCATTATAGTCAGTCTTAGGTCTTTCAAATAATGCACTGTGTATGCACTATACACTGTATCGACAATGTTCTCGCGCCAGCAAAACAGGTAAACATGAGATAACCATCTTTTCAATACACTACATTACTAGTGGTTTAAAACTGTTGAATGGGGTTAAGAGGTATTATCAACAATTGGCCATGCTTATCAGCAAGGGTAATAAGTAATCACTTAACACCACATAATCACACATGCATGAAGAATTTACCATCTGCATGTCAAGAACCTGTTTATAGAATATAGTTatatattaagaatataatttaataaatgtttaaagccctgtttaagcatttattgatttttagttttaaaatatattttcttgtcATTTTCATAATCTtgtaattaacataatttaataaatgtttttgtaatttacataatcttgtaattttcagaatttaataaatcctaagaatataatttaataaaagttaaaagccctgtttaagcatttACTGAATCTTAGTTTTAATACaatcttttcttgtaattaacATAGTCTTgtaatttaacataatttaataaatgttattgttattttaataatcttgtaatttacataatttaataaatcctaagaatataatttaattaatgttaaaagccctgtttaagcatttACTGAATCTTAGTTTTAATACaatcttttcttgtaattaacATCATCTTGTAAtttacctaaatttaataaatgtttttgtaatttaaataatcttgtaaattacataatttaataaatgttaaaagcctacatcctaagaatataatttaataaatgttaaaagccctgtttaagTATTTATTGAATCTTAgttaatactatcttttcttgtaatttacataatctggtaatttacataatttaatttttttttcttgtaatgGACATAATCTTGTAAATTACATGATTTAATAAACGTAAAAAGCCTGCAtcttataatttaataaatgttaaaagccctgtttaagcattAACTGATTCTAAGTTTTAATACtggcttttcttgtaatttacataatcttgtaatttacttaatttaataaatgttcttgtaatatacataaacttgtaatttacataatttaataaatattaaaagcctagtttaagcatttattgattcttataagttttaatactatcttttcttgtaatttataGCTTATATATGTTCTGAACCTTAACGTCAGTATGCTACATATGTGTTTCTTACGCATAAATTGGGTATTtagataaaacaataattaataacattgaaaCATTTTCATCAAATCCTTAAGCTTTGCAATGAGGAGcacaacaataaaacaccatAACTACAGAGGAATGTATACAAGTCAGTGATAAACTGATATGTACCGCTGGCTGAGAAAATCTCTTGTTTACCTGTTTCGACTCACTGGCGATAGCTTGTCGATACAGTGTATACCATTGTAATCAATCTTAGGTACTTCAAATAATGCACTGGGTATGCACTATACCATTGTAGTCAGTCTTCGTTCCCTCAAATAATGCACTGGGTATGCACTATGCCATTGTAGTCAGTCTTAGGTCCTCAAATAATGCACTGGGTATGCACTATACCATTGTAGTCAGTCTTAGGTCCTTCAAATAATGCACTGGGTATGCACTATACCATTGTAGTCAGTCGTAGGTCCCTCACATAATGCACTGGGTATGCACTATACCATTGAAGTCAGTCTTAGGTCCCTCACATAATGCACTGGGTATGCACTAAACCATTGTAGTCAGTCTTAGGTCCCTCACATAATGCACTGGGTATGCGCTATGCACTTTACCATTGTAGTCAGTCTTAGGACCTTCAAATAATGCACTGGGTATGCACTATACCATTGTAGTCAGTCTTAGGTCCTCAAATAATGCACTGGGTATGCACTATACCATTGAAGTCAGTCTTAGGTCCCTCACATAATGCACTGGGTATGCACTATACCATTGTAGTCAGTCTTAGGTCCCTCACATAATGCACTGGGTATGCGCTATGCACTTTACCATTGTAGTCAGTCTTAGGTCCTCAAATAATGCACTGGGTATGCACTATACCATTGTAGTAAGTCTTAGGTCCTTTTAATTTTCATCAGCATTTTTGTGTATACTTTGAATTTGTGGTCTGAAGTACTACTTATCAACTATACAAACATATGCACAATAAATCagaaatgattgtattatactttgttttattgttgttgtttttaaatcatttttcatttaaaaaaagtacattTTACTTCAATATCTTGATAATGAATCCAAAattaatttacatgtaacataaatttagtattttcttttaaactttgttttgaaatcaattaGACTATGTATGACAAAGATAATGGAATATTTATAgtacattttgtatttctttttcattaaccttattgataaatgtaaataatggcTGCATAATTATGTCTCTATAAACAAATGACCTGATCTCTAAGAATGGGCTGAATTatcatatgtacatatatattcaataaaaacacaaaacagtAGAATAAACTTATATCCTACCAAAGACCACATGTTTGCCATCCAAGAAGTCGCATTTTGCACAAGTGATGAAAAACTGACAACCATTTGTGTCTTTACCACTGTTGGCCTGCAATTAAATTACAATACCATGAAGtcacaattatataaacaatgcAACTGCCATTAAAACACACTCTGTCACATAAACAGTAACTTATGaattaaaaatgttcattaatGCTATAGAAGGATTCAAACTGCACTCAATTACATAAATAGcaaaatttcaatttcaataatcaGTTATGCTTAAGAATATTCAAGGGTTTGAAGTAAAAAGTATATAATACTTGTACAAATTGTAATGTTCGAAATACTttccaaaataaacaaaataaaaaatatcaaggaAACTTCTGACcataagaacaaaattaaacatgaacAATATTAAGTCTGGTACATACCATGGATAGAATGCCAGGTCCTGTGTGTTTCAGTTTGAAGTTCTCATCAGAAAAGGATCCTCCATATATACTCGTCAAACCAGTACCGTCACCCTGGAAACAAAGACAGTTTAACAATAGCCATGGGCAATTTAGTGATCCAATAACAAACTACCTTAGGGCATATTTGTATGCACAGTGGGGGCTATATCTGCTGAAGTTTTTAGAGTTCAGGCGTTTAACTAGGTgaaaaagtgttgttgttttttaataggATGATGCTGGTCACATGCAGCTTATTACAGGTGAAATAATGTAAGATTTTCGTCCTGAAGTATTCAAACAGAAAGAATAAACCAGATGATCGCTTTTTCAAGGTGACAACAACACTAGGTTAGACTGCAGACTATAAACATCTTTTGTAGAGAGGGAATAtgcattgttttaattaatgtcTATTTTAAGGGCTTAATACCCTTTttcgctcagaagcaaagtaaaaatagcTATCTGTAacatgcataaaaccagaacagtaactggcaggctgttcaggttttatgcttttgctGCTCATAGTActttagggttggaaataaagactttaaaacttgCATCAATTAACAAAAGTCTTTCACTTAATTTAATTTTTGAAGGGACTTCAAATGTGCACATCTGGGTGGTAAAGGGTTTACTACAACACAGCTTACATTGACAAAGTCTCCACCCTGCACCATGAAGTCCTTGATAACCCGGTGGAAGGAGCAGTTCTTGTAGCCTATAGGCACCCCATCCTTCCTGTACTCCCCTGTACAGAACTGTCTGCAACACACTGGCTAGCATGAGGTGTAGTTACACAGGAATCATTGCTTACACTTAAACTGGGTGTGATTTTCCAAACAAGGAAGGAGAGGAAAATACGCTACCTCCCCTCCCCTCCTCTCACAGGGTGTACAAAAACTCTGACTTTTCAGTGGTTTGCGTCCTTAATAAATGGTCAGTACCCTG from Dreissena polymorpha isolate Duluth1 chromosome 5, UMN_Dpol_1.0, whole genome shotgun sequence harbors:
- the LOC127832662 gene encoding peptidyl-prolyl cis-trans isomerase H-like, with the protein product MTADKQKIDNPIVFFDISIGNVEVGRIKFELFADLVPKTAENFRQFCTGEYRKDGVPIGYKNCSFHRVIKDFMVQGGDFVNGDGTGLTSIYGGSFSDENFKLKHTGPGILSMANSGKDTNGCQFFITCAKCDFLDGKHVVFGKVVDGLLVLRKIENVPTGPNNKPKLPVIITQCGEM